The following coding sequences lie in one Flavobacterium sediminis genomic window:
- the glmS gene encoding glutamine--fructose-6-phosphate transaminase (isomerizing): MCGIVGYIGHREAYPVLIKGLKRLEYRGYDSAGIVLYDGTDLKLSKTKGKVSDLEEKAEKEGTLKGKIGLGHTRWATHGVPNDVNSHPHFSNSGNLVIIHNGIIENYEPIKKELIKRGYTFKSDTDTEVLVNLIEDVKKKENVKLGKAVQIALNQVVGAYAIAVMDKQKPNEIVVARLGSPLAIGIGDEEFFIASDASPFIEYTSNAIYLEDEEMAIVRLNKPLKVHKIKDDSEVDPYVQELQMNLEQIEKGGYEHFMLKEIYEQPNVIKDTYRGRLLANKGIVQMAGVEDNLEKFLNAERIIIVACGTSWHAGLVAEYVLEEFARIPVEVEYASEFRYRNPIINKDDVVIAISQSGETADTLAAIKLAKENGAFVFGVCNVVGSSISRETHAGAYTHAGPEIGVASTKAFTTQITVLTLIALRLAKANGKMSNSDYQRYLLELELIPEKVEEALKSNEVAKEVASIYKDATNCLYLGRGYNFPVALEGALKLKEISYIHAEGYPAAEMKHGPIALIDESMPVVVIAPNKGHYDKVVSNIQEIKSRSGKIIAVVTKGDVQVKELADHVIEIPETNEALTPLLTTIPLQLLSYHIAVMRGCNVDQPRNLAKSVTVE, encoded by the coding sequence ATGTGCGGAATTGTTGGTTATATCGGTCACAGAGAAGCATATCCTGTTTTGATTAAAGGGCTAAAGCGCCTAGAGTACAGAGGGTATGATAGTGCAGGAATTGTGCTTTATGACGGAACTGATCTGAAACTTTCAAAAACTAAAGGAAAAGTTTCAGATTTAGAAGAAAAAGCAGAGAAGGAAGGAACATTAAAAGGCAAGATAGGATTAGGTCATACACGTTGGGCTACTCATGGCGTTCCGAATGATGTAAACTCTCATCCGCATTTTTCAAATTCGGGGAATCTTGTAATTATTCATAATGGAATCATTGAGAATTACGAGCCTATAAAAAAAGAACTAATAAAAAGAGGATATACATTCAAATCAGATACAGATACTGAAGTTTTGGTTAATCTGATTGAAGATGTTAAGAAAAAGGAAAATGTAAAATTAGGAAAAGCAGTCCAGATCGCACTGAATCAGGTTGTTGGTGCTTATGCTATTGCAGTGATGGATAAACAAAAGCCGAATGAAATTGTAGTAGCTCGTTTAGGTTCTCCTTTAGCTATCGGGATCGGAGATGAAGAGTTTTTCATCGCATCTGATGCTTCGCCTTTTATTGAATATACTTCAAATGCCATTTATTTAGAAGATGAAGAAATGGCTATTGTGCGTTTAAATAAACCGCTTAAAGTTCATAAAATTAAGGATGACTCAGAAGTAGACCCTTATGTTCAGGAGCTCCAAATGAATTTAGAGCAAATTGAAAAAGGAGGATATGAGCACTTCATGCTTAAAGAAATTTATGAGCAACCGAATGTTATTAAAGATACATATCGCGGACGTTTATTAGCGAATAAAGGAATTGTGCAGATGGCTGGTGTGGAAGATAATCTGGAGAAATTCTTAAATGCTGAAAGGATCATCATAGTAGCTTGCGGAACATCGTGGCATGCCGGTTTAGTCGCTGAATATGTGCTGGAAGAATTTGCCCGTATACCGGTCGAAGTAGAGTATGCCTCAGAATTTCGCTACCGCAATCCTATTATAAACAAAGACGATGTTGTTATAGCTATTTCACAATCAGGAGAAACAGCAGATACATTAGCCGCCATTAAACTGGCTAAAGAGAATGGAGCCTTTGTGTTTGGTGTTTGTAATGTTGTCGGTTCGTCAATTTCCAGAGAGACACATGCGGGAGCTTATACCCATGCAGGTCCTGAGATCGGTGTGGCATCAACAAAAGCTTTTACAACACAGATCACAGTTCTTACTTTAATAGCATTACGTTTGGCGAAAGCAAACGGTAAAATGTCAAATTCTGATTACCAAAGGTATTTGTTAGAATTAGAGTTAATTCCTGAAAAAGTGGAAGAAGCTTTGAAAAGTAATGAAGTAGCAAAAGAAGTAGCTTCAATTTATAAAGATGCAACAAACTGTTTGTATTTAGGAAGAGGATATAATTTCCCAGTAGCCTTAGAAGGTGCTTTAAAATTAAAAGAGATCTCTTATATACATGCAGAAGGTTATCCGGCAGCGGAAATGAAGCACGGTCCTATAGCATTGATCGATGAGTCAATGCCGGTTGTGGTTATTGCTCCTAATAAAGGGCATTATGATAAGGTAGTGAGTAATATACAAGAGATCAAATCAAGAAGCGGTAAGATTATTGCCGTAGTAACTAAAGGAGATGTGCAGGTAAAAGAGTTAGCGGATCATGTTATTGAAATACCGGAAACGAATGAAGCCTTAACCCCTTTGTTGACAACGATACCTCTTCAATTGTTATCGTATCACATTGCAGTCATGCGCGGCTGTAATGTAGATCAGCCAAGAAATTTAGCAAAATCAGTAACTGTAGAATAG
- a CDS encoding DUF4270 domain-containing protein — protein MKRKKVLGFLGLMLLSLVSCDKDFNTVGADLIGDGNYNFNRYPVQHLTAYTRATGPVQTNNMPLNALGVFEDPVFGTTKASFVTQLELNSTDPDLGIDIEIQAIDSVYLYVPYFSTLEDTDDSGNNTYSLDSIHGNLSDSFDLKIYESGYLLRSYDAVNPSEIQRYYSDDKNLIEGNLVSTQLNTSTNTSQNNQFKFLGDEIVIYETDGEGHFLDSDGNTTIDFSQRVVKERMKPGMWLDLDKNHFLTRVLEANSTDLFNNNNFKEYFRGLYFQVTPNSGAAGALAKLDFSSGYIVIQYHSRASASADLKKKSLKLNLSGNTVNFLDNTYNTNYQNVLNTANSNDEMLYLKGGNGSVAFIDLFGTDDTDGNGVADELDEIREHGWMVNDAVLTFTIANDVINFDEEAKRIYLYDATNNTVLLDYTYDSTTASDAKYNKYVFGGILEVDDNDVGTVYKFRLLYYINNLLQSEDIEDLKNIRLGLAVTETIANVANYNLRNTFDLPVAIPSGSADFTVETVPLSSIMNPLGTVVYGNDPSVLEENRLKLEIYYTEPN, from the coding sequence ATGAAAAGAAAAAAAGTATTAGGGTTTTTAGGGTTGATGTTACTTTCGTTAGTGTCTTGTGATAAAGACTTTAACACTGTCGGGGCTGATTTGATAGGCGACGGAAATTATAATTTTAACAGATATCCGGTTCAGCACTTGACGGCTTATACAAGAGCTACCGGTCCTGTGCAGACTAATAATATGCCTTTAAATGCTTTAGGAGTGTTTGAAGATCCTGTTTTTGGTACAACTAAGGCTAGTTTTGTAACACAGTTGGAATTAAATAGTACAGACCCGGATTTAGGAATTGATATTGAAATTCAAGCAATCGATTCGGTTTACCTATATGTGCCTTATTTTAGTACTCTTGAAGATACTGATGATAGCGGAAACAATACTTATAGTCTCGACTCGATACACGGGAACTTAAGTGATTCTTTTGATTTGAAAATCTATGAAAGTGGTTATCTTTTAAGAAGTTATGACGCTGTAAATCCTTCAGAAATACAAAGATATTATTCTGATGATAAAAACTTAATTGAAGGGAACTTAGTAAGTACTCAATTGAATACTTCAACCAATACATCTCAGAACAATCAGTTTAAATTTCTAGGAGATGAAATTGTTATTTACGAAACGGATGGCGAAGGTCATTTTTTGGATTCAGACGGAAATACAACTATAGATTTTAGTCAAAGAGTTGTTAAAGAACGAATGAAGCCGGGTATGTGGCTTGATTTGGATAAAAATCATTTTTTGACAAGAGTTTTAGAAGCTAATTCAACAGATTTGTTTAATAATAATAACTTCAAAGAGTATTTCAGAGGTTTGTATTTTCAAGTAACACCTAATTCCGGTGCAGCCGGTGCATTAGCAAAATTAGATTTTTCTTCGGGTTATATAGTGATACAATATCATTCCAGAGCTAGTGCCAGTGCTGATTTGAAGAAAAAATCTTTAAAACTTAATTTAAGTGGAAATACAGTTAATTTTTTAGACAATACATATAATACTAATTACCAAAATGTCTTAAATACAGCAAATTCAAATGATGAAATGTTGTATTTAAAAGGAGGTAACGGATCAGTGGCATTTATTGATTTGTTTGGGACAGATGATACCGATGGTAACGGAGTGGCAGATGAATTAGATGAAATAAGAGAGCATGGTTGGATGGTTAACGATGCGGTTTTGACATTTACAATAGCTAATGATGTAATAAATTTTGATGAAGAGGCTAAAAGAATCTATTTGTATGACGCAACTAATAATACTGTTTTATTAGATTATACGTACGACTCAACCACTGCTTCAGATGCTAAATATAATAAATATGTTTTTGGAGGTATTTTAGAGGTTGATGATAATGATGTAGGAACAGTTTACAAATTCAGATTATTGTACTACATTAATAATTTGTTGCAAAGTGAAGATATAGAAGATCTTAAGAATATCAGGTTAGGCTTAGCAGTTACTGAAACCATTGCTAATGTGGCTAATTATAATTTAAGGAATACATTTGATCTACCGGTGGCTATTCCAAGCGGGAGTGCTGATTTCACTGTTGAAACAGTACCTTTGTCAAGTATAATGAACCCTTTAGGGACAGTAGTTTACGGAAATGACCCTAGTGTTCTTGAAGAAAATAGATTAAAGCTCGAAATTTATTATACAGAACCTAATTAA
- a CDS encoding aminotransferase-like domain-containing protein, translating to MTDSPVNTFLKENIRFEKNSETAVYIQIAQQIINAIQRGYLARGTALPGTRSFSRLLQVHRNTVVAIYDELASQGWVEIIPNKGTFILVPEQKTVTIKATHQHASPVNDYAPKTGFPFQSSFHLASTEEVSTTKYNINDGQPDLRLHPVHQFSKWYSASMKRKSLLSKWNQTTTSTHSNFETQLSNYLNITRGFHIQPCNIMNTRSTEMSLYIVSQLLIRPDDVILVGNLSHYAANMIFQQAGAIIKTIPVDEKGLDIDYISKHFTKGSIRCIYVCSNRHYPTTRTLSAERRLKLLELAKNHQFAIIEDDFDYDFQFEGSAMLPMASSDINGMVIYLGKLGQSLFPSFQTGFVVAPQNLITEAKNYLQMLDRQGDLIQEQMLSELIHEGEIYRLLKKNIMVYKQRRDLLCKCLNTYFGKAIQWKKPNGGLAVWLEFEPKISLVQLTEEARKEDLFLPKTILYQDKDICSIRFGFGHLNEEEIEIAVLKLRTAYNRITNVLR from the coding sequence ATAACAGATAGTCCGGTTAATACTTTTTTGAAGGAGAACATTCGTTTTGAAAAAAATAGCGAAACAGCGGTTTATATCCAAATCGCCCAACAAATCATTAATGCTATTCAGCGAGGTTATTTGGCTCGGGGAACTGCATTGCCCGGAACAAGAAGCTTCAGTCGGTTATTACAAGTACACCGAAATACTGTTGTAGCGATTTATGATGAATTGGCTTCACAAGGTTGGGTTGAGATAATCCCAAATAAAGGTACTTTTATTTTGGTTCCCGAACAAAAAACCGTAACAATAAAAGCAACGCACCAGCATGCTAGCCCCGTTAATGATTACGCTCCGAAAACAGGTTTCCCTTTTCAATCTTCCTTTCATCTGGCATCTACAGAAGAAGTATCAACTACTAAATATAATATAAATGATGGTCAGCCGGATTTGAGACTGCACCCTGTTCACCAATTTTCAAAATGGTATAGTGCTTCTATGAAACGTAAATCTTTGCTCTCTAAATGGAATCAAACGACAACTTCAACGCATTCAAATTTTGAAACACAACTGAGCAACTATCTAAATATAACGCGTGGTTTTCACATTCAACCATGTAATATAATGAATACACGTAGCACAGAAATGAGTTTATACATTGTCTCCCAACTGCTCATTCGCCCGGATGATGTTATTCTTGTGGGAAACCTGAGTCATTATGCCGCCAATATGATTTTTCAACAGGCCGGAGCTATCATTAAAACTATTCCTGTTGATGAAAAAGGTCTTGATATTGATTATATCTCAAAACACTTTACCAAAGGCTCTATTCGCTGTATCTATGTTTGTTCTAATCGTCACTATCCTACTACCCGGACGCTGAGTGCTGAAAGACGCCTGAAACTATTAGAATTGGCTAAAAACCATCAATTTGCTATTATTGAAGATGACTTTGATTACGATTTTCAATTTGAAGGTTCAGCCATGCTTCCTATGGCAAGCTCAGATATTAACGGAATGGTAATTTATTTAGGAAAACTGGGACAATCACTGTTTCCTAGCTTTCAAACCGGATTTGTTGTGGCTCCTCAAAATTTAATTACAGAAGCTAAAAACTATTTACAAATGCTGGACCGCCAAGGAGATCTGATTCAGGAACAAATGCTCTCGGAATTGATCCATGAAGGCGAAATTTATCGATTATTAAAGAAAAACATAATGGTTTACAAACAAAGACGTGATCTTCTCTGCAAATGTCTGAATACGTATTTCGGGAAAGCTATTCAATGGAAGAAACCTAACGGAGGACTGGCTGTATGGTTAGAATTTGAACCAAAGATATCTTTGGTTCAATTAACAGAAGAAGCCCGAAAAGAAGATTTGTTTTTACCTAAGACCATTTTATATCAAGATAAGGATATATGCTCTATTCGTTTTGGCTTTGGACATCTGAATGAAGAAGAAATAGAAATTGCAGTTCTAAAATTAAGAACTGCATATAACAGAATTACAAATGTATTGCGATAG
- a CDS encoding F0F1 ATP synthase subunit epsilon, producing MILEIVSPEATLFKGEVTSVAVPGVNGEFQMLNNHAPIVSLLTKGNIKINAQNFKIEKEFVSKFTKVSEQNYWLPISSGTIELQDNKIIVLAD from the coding sequence ATGATTTTAGAAATAGTATCACCAGAAGCAACATTGTTTAAAGGAGAAGTTACTTCAGTAGCAGTTCCGGGTGTTAATGGTGAATTCCAAATGTTAAACAATCACGCACCTATTGTGTCATTATTAACTAAAGGGAATATAAAAATCAATGCTCAGAACTTTAAGATCGAAAAAGAATTTGTTTCTAAATTCACTAAAGTAAGCGAGCAGAATTATTGGTTGCCGATCAGTTCCGGAACCATTGAGTTACAAGACAACAAAATTATTGTTTTAGCAGATTAA